One genomic segment of Diceros bicornis minor isolate mBicDic1 chromosome 25, mDicBic1.mat.cur, whole genome shotgun sequence includes these proteins:
- the LGALS2 gene encoding LOW QUALITY PROTEIN: galectin-2 (The sequence of the model RefSeq protein was modified relative to this genomic sequence to represent the inferred CDS: inserted 1 base in 1 codon) — MLVNGGPHRRAWGVRVIDSLRGVSLLAQGKFEITNMDMRLGTTLRIKGKIASDADSFVINLGQGTDKLNLHFNPRFRESTIICNSWDGNSWGKEQRENHICFSAGSEVKFIVTFENDXFKVKLPDWHLLTFPSRLGHSHVSYLSMQGAFSLSSFKLE; from the exons ATGCTGGTGAATGGGGGTCCCCACAGGAGAGCGTGGGGCGTGCGTGTGATCGATTCTTTGCGGGGTGTTTCTCTGTTGGCTCAGGGGAAATTTGAGATCACAAACATGGACATGAGGCTGGGGACGACTTTGAGGATCAAGGGCAAGATCGCCAGTGATGCTGATAG CTTTGTGATTAATCTGGGCCAGGGGACAGATAAGCTGAACCTGCATTTCAACCCACGCTTCCGTGAATCCACCATCATCTGCAACTCATGGGATGGCAACAGCTGGGGGAAGGAGCAACGGGAAAATCACATATGCTTCAGCGCAGGGTCAGAGGTCAAG TTCATCGTGACCTTTGAGAATG GATTCAAAGTGAAGCTGCCAGACTGGCACCTGTTGACCTTTCCCAGTAGGCTGGGCCACAGCCACGTGAGCTACCTGAGCATGCAGGGTGCGTTCAGCCTCTCCTCCTTCAAGCTTGAATGA
- the GGA1 gene encoding ADP-ribosylation factor-binding protein GGA1 isoform X1, translating to MKSCGKRFHDEVGKFRFLNELIKVVSPKYLGSRTSEKVKNKILELLYSWTVGLPEEVKIAEAYQMLKKQGIVKSDPKLPDDTTFPLPPPRPKNVIFEDEEKSKMLARLLKSSHPEDLRAANKLIKEMVQEDQKRMEKISKRVSAIEEVNNNVKLLTEMVMSHSQGVAAAHSREDLMKELYQRCERLRPTLFRLASDTEDNDEALAEILQANDNLTQVITLYKQLVRGEEVNGDAATGSIPGSTSALLDLSGLDLPPAGTTYPAMPSHPGDQASPEQPSTSVSLLDDELMSLSLSDPTPPSGPSLDGAGWNSFQSSDGTEPPAPTPAPSTDSRPPAQMPVPSSSGLDDLDLLGKTLLQQSLPPESQQVRWEKQQPAPRLTLRDLQNKGSCSSPSASATSLLHTTSPEPPGPPRQPMPTELSLANITVPLESIKPSSMLPVTVYDQHGFRVLFHFARDPLPGRSDVLVVVVSMLSTAPQPIRNIVFQSAVPKVMKVKLQPPSGTELPAFNPIVHPSAITQVLLLANPQKEKVRLRYKLLFTMGDQTYNEMGDVDQFPPPETWGSL from the exons ATGAAGAGCTGCGGCAAGAGGTTCCACGATGAGGTGGGCAAGTTCCGCTTCCTCAATGAGCTCATCAAGGTCGTATCTCCCAAG TACCTGGGCTCTCGGACGTCGGAGAAAGTGAAGAACAAGATCTTGGAGCTCCTCTACAGCTGGACAGTTGGCCTGCCCGAGGAGGTGAAGATCGCAGAGGCCTACCAGATGCTCAAGAAGCAGG GGATTGTGAAGTCCGACCCCAAGCTTCCAGATGACACCacctttcccctccctcctccgcGGCCCAAGAATGTGATCTTTGAAGACGAGGAGAAGTCCAAG ATGCTGGCCCGCCTGCTGAAGAGCTCCCACCCCGAGGACCTCCGAGCGGCCAACAAACTCATCAAGGAGATGGTGCAGGAG GACCAGAAGCGGATGGAGAAGATCTCGAAGCGAGTGAGTGCCATCGAGGAGGTGAACAACAATGTGAAGCTGCTGACGGAGATGGTGATGAGCCACAGCCAGGGCGTGGCGGCAGCCCACAGCAGAGAGGACCTCATGAAG GAACTGTACCAGCGCTGTGAGCGGTTGCGGCCCACGCTTTTCCGACTGGCCAGCGACACAGAGGACAATGATGAGGCCTTGG CGGAGATCCTGCAGGCCAACGACAACCTGACCCAGGTGATCACTCTGTACAAGCAGCTGGTGCGGGGCGAGGAGGTCAACGGTGATGCCGCCACTGGCTCCATCCCTG GGAGCACCTCGGCCCTGCTGGACCTCTCAGGCCTGGATCTCCCTCCTGCCGGCACCACCTACCCAGCCATGCCCTCCCACCCTGgtgaccaggccagccccgagcaGCCCAGCACCTCCGTTTCCCTGCTTGACGATGAGCTCATGTCTCTGA GCCTCAGTGACCCCACACCCCCTTCAGGCCCAAGCTTGGATGGTGCTGGATGGAACAGCTTCCAG TCGTCTGATGGCACCGAACCCCCAGCCCCTACTCCAGCCCCCAGCacggacagtcggcccccagcgCAGATGCCCGTGCCATCAAGCAGTGGTCTGGATGACCTGGACCTCTTGGGGaagaccctcctccagcagtCACTGCCCCCGGAGTCCCAGCAAGTGCGGTG GGAGAAGCAGCAGCCAGCCCCCCGGCTCACGCTCCGCGACCTGCAGAATAAAGGCAGCTGCAGCTCACCCAGCGCCAGTGCCACCAGCCTCCTCCACACCACCTCCCCCGAGCCCCCTGGGCCTCCGCGGCAGCCCATGCCCACTGAGCTCTCACTGGCCAACATCACTGTGCCCCTGGAGTCCATCAAACCCA GCAGCATGTTGCCAGTGACTGTGTATGACCAGCATGGCTTCCGGGTCCTCTTCCACTTTGCCCGGGACCCGCTGCCCGGGCGCTCCGacgtgctggtggtggtggtttccATGCTGAGCACCGCCCCCCAGCCCATTCGCAACATCGTTTTCCAGTCAGCGGTCCCCAAG GTCATGAAGGTGAAGCTGCAGCCGCCCTCAGGCACGGAGCTGCCGGCCTTTAACCCCATCGTCCACCCCTCAGCTATCACCCAGGTCCTGCTCCTCGCCAACCCCCAGAAG GAGAAGGTTCGCCTCCGCTACAAGCTCCTCTTCACCATGGGCGACCAGACCTACAACGAGATGGGGGATGTGGACCAGTTCCCCCCACCTGAGACCTGGGGGAGCCTCTAG
- the GGA1 gene encoding ADP-ribosylation factor-binding protein GGA1 isoform X2 — MEPAMEPETLEARINRATNPLNKELNWASINSFCEQLNEDFEGPPLATRLLAHKIQSPQEWEAVQALTVLETCMKSCGKRFHDEVGKFRFLNELIKVVSPKYLGSRTSEKVKNKILELLYSWTVGLPEEVKIAEAYQMLKKQGIVKSDPKLPDDTTFPLPPPRPKNVIFEDEEKSKMLARLLKSSHPEDLRAANKLIKEMVQEDQKRMEKISKRVSAIEEVNNNVKLLTEMVMSHSQGVAAAHSREDLMKELYQRCERLRPTLFRLASDTEDNDEALAEILQANDNLTQVITLYKQLVRGEEVNGDAATGSIPGSTSALLDLSGLDLPPAGTTYPAMPSHPGDQASPEQPSTSVSLLDDELMSLSLSDPTPPSGPSLDGAGWNSFQSSDGTEPPAPTPAPSTDSRPPAQMPVPSSSGLDDLDLLGKTLLQQSLPPESQQVRWEKQQPAPRLTLRDLQNKGSCSSPSASATSLLHTTSPEPPGPPRQPMPTELSLANITVPLESIKPSSMLPVTVYDQHGFRVLFHFARDPLPGRSDVLVVVVSMLSTAPQPIRNIVFQSAVPKVMKVKLQPPSGTELPAFNPIVHPSAITQVLLLANPQKEKVRLRYKLLFTMGDQTYNEMGDVDQFPPPETWGSL, encoded by the exons ATGGAGCCCGCGATGGAGCCGGAGACTCTGGAGGCGCGAATCA ACAGAGCCACGAACCCCCTGAACAAGGAACTGAACTGGGCCAGCATCAACAGCTTCTGCGAGCAGCTCAACGAGGACTTCGAGGG GCCTCCACTTGCCACCCGGCTGTTGGCCCATAAGATCCAGTCCCCGCAGGAGTGGGAGGCAGTCCAGGCTCTGACG GTGTTGGAAACATGCATGAAGAGCTGCGGCAAGAGGTTCCACGATGAGGTGGGCAAGTTCCGCTTCCTCAATGAGCTCATCAAGGTCGTATCTCCCAAG TACCTGGGCTCTCGGACGTCGGAGAAAGTGAAGAACAAGATCTTGGAGCTCCTCTACAGCTGGACAGTTGGCCTGCCCGAGGAGGTGAAGATCGCAGAGGCCTACCAGATGCTCAAGAAGCAGG GGATTGTGAAGTCCGACCCCAAGCTTCCAGATGACACCacctttcccctccctcctccgcGGCCCAAGAATGTGATCTTTGAAGACGAGGAGAAGTCCAAG ATGCTGGCCCGCCTGCTGAAGAGCTCCCACCCCGAGGACCTCCGAGCGGCCAACAAACTCATCAAGGAGATGGTGCAGGAG GACCAGAAGCGGATGGAGAAGATCTCGAAGCGAGTGAGTGCCATCGAGGAGGTGAACAACAATGTGAAGCTGCTGACGGAGATGGTGATGAGCCACAGCCAGGGCGTGGCGGCAGCCCACAGCAGAGAGGACCTCATGAAG GAACTGTACCAGCGCTGTGAGCGGTTGCGGCCCACGCTTTTCCGACTGGCCAGCGACACAGAGGACAATGATGAGGCCTTGG CGGAGATCCTGCAGGCCAACGACAACCTGACCCAGGTGATCACTCTGTACAAGCAGCTGGTGCGGGGCGAGGAGGTCAACGGTGATGCCGCCACTGGCTCCATCCCTG GGAGCACCTCGGCCCTGCTGGACCTCTCAGGCCTGGATCTCCCTCCTGCCGGCACCACCTACCCAGCCATGCCCTCCCACCCTGgtgaccaggccagccccgagcaGCCCAGCACCTCCGTTTCCCTGCTTGACGATGAGCTCATGTCTCTGA GCCTCAGTGACCCCACACCCCCTTCAGGCCCAAGCTTGGATGGTGCTGGATGGAACAGCTTCCAG TCGTCTGATGGCACCGAACCCCCAGCCCCTACTCCAGCCCCCAGCacggacagtcggcccccagcgCAGATGCCCGTGCCATCAAGCAGTGGTCTGGATGACCTGGACCTCTTGGGGaagaccctcctccagcagtCACTGCCCCCGGAGTCCCAGCAAGTGCGGTG GGAGAAGCAGCAGCCAGCCCCCCGGCTCACGCTCCGCGACCTGCAGAATAAAGGCAGCTGCAGCTCACCCAGCGCCAGTGCCACCAGCCTCCTCCACACCACCTCCCCCGAGCCCCCTGGGCCTCCGCGGCAGCCCATGCCCACTGAGCTCTCACTGGCCAACATCACTGTGCCCCTGGAGTCCATCAAACCCA GCAGCATGTTGCCAGTGACTGTGTATGACCAGCATGGCTTCCGGGTCCTCTTCCACTTTGCCCGGGACCCGCTGCCCGGGCGCTCCGacgtgctggtggtggtggtttccATGCTGAGCACCGCCCCCCAGCCCATTCGCAACATCGTTTTCCAGTCAGCGGTCCCCAAG GTCATGAAGGTGAAGCTGCAGCCGCCCTCAGGCACGGAGCTGCCGGCCTTTAACCCCATCGTCCACCCCTCAGCTATCACCCAGGTCCTGCTCCTCGCCAACCCCCAGAAG GAGAAGGTTCGCCTCCGCTACAAGCTCCTCTTCACCATGGGCGACCAGACCTACAACGAGATGGGGGATGTGGACCAGTTCCCCCCACCTGAGACCTGGGGGAGCCTCTAG
- the CDC42EP1 gene encoding cdc42 effector protein 1 has product MPGPQGAGGAPTMSLGKLSPVGWVSSSQGKRRLTADMISPPLGDFRHTMHVGRGGDVFGDTSFLSNHGGSSRGHHRSPRSFLAKKLQQVRRVGAPPRRMASPPAPSPAPPAVSPIIKNAISLPQLNQAAYDSLVVGNRSFDHSPAASTDGHSSYGLDSGFCTISRLPRQEKPRERDRESSFPPEPELRRSDSLLSFRLDLDLGPSLLSELLGVMSLSEASAAEAPAPAANPSATATSPPAPVANPPPPVASPPIPAARPPAPASSPPPRGHCPNGVTAGLGPVAEARASPVGERPRAPADMAPGRHWGAGWGCSQGSRHYTEMDAGQELVGVLPQAQASWESLDEERGPPQASSRGPVPSTVQANTFEFADAEEDDEVKV; this is encoded by the exons ATGCCAGGTCCCCAGGGGGCCGGAGGAGCCCCCACCATGAGCCTGGGCAAGCTCTCGCCCGTGGGCTGGGTGTCCAGCTCACAGGGGAAGAGGCGGCTCACGGCAGACATGATCAGCCCCCCACTCGGGGACTTCCGCCACACCATGCACGTGGGCCGCGGTGGGGACGTCTTCGGCGACACCTCCTTCCTCAGCAACCACGGGGGCAGCTCCAGGGGCCACCACCGCTCACCCCGCAGCTTTCTGGCCAAGAAGCTGCAACAGGTGCGCAGGGTGGGGGCGCCCCCCCGGCGGATGGCGTCCCCGCCCGCACCCTCGCCCGCGCCACCTGCCGTCTCGCCCATCATCAAGAACGCCATCTCCCTGCCCCAGCTCAACCAGGCCGCCTATGACAGCCTCGTGGTGGGCAATCGCAGCTTCGACCACAGCCCTGCCGCCTCCACGGACGGCCACTCCAGTTATG gCCTGGACTCCGGGTTCTGCACCATCTCCCGCCTGCCTCGCCAGGAAAAGCCTCGTGAGCGAGACCGCGAGAGCTCCTTCCCCCCTGAGCCTGAGCTCCGCCGCTCGgactccctcctttcctttcgcCTGGACCTCGACCTTGGGCCCTCTCTCCTCAGCGAGCTGCTGGGGGTCATGAGCCTCTCGGAAGCctctgcagctgaggccccagccccaGCCGCAAACCCCTCAGCCACTGCTACAAGCCCCCCAGCCCCTGTTGCAAACCCCCCACCCCCTGTTGCGAGCCCCCCAATCCCTGCCGCAagacccccagcccctgcctccagccccccaccccgTGGACACTGCCCCAATGGGGTAACCGCTGGGTTGGGCCCAGTGGCTGAGGCGAGGGCCAGCCCTGTAGGAGAACGTCCCCGTGCACCTGCTGACATGGCTCCTGGCAGGCACTGGGGAGCAGGCTGGGGCTGCAGCCAGGGCAGCCGCCACTACACTGAGATGGatgctgggcaggagctggtggggGTGCTGCCCCAGGCTCAGGCCTCTTGGGAGAGCCTGGACGAAGAGCGGGGGCCACCCCAGGCAAGCAGCAGGGGCCCCGTGCCCAGCACGGTGCAAGCAAACACCTTCGAGTTTGCTGATGCCGAGGAGGACGATGAGGTCAAGGTGTGA